The stretch of DNA CTGAGCTGTGATTGTGGCGGGGGCGGCAGAGCTCAGTCCTCTCCACTGTGGTCCCTGCGGTGAGCTGTGTGGCTCCTTCCCTTAACATCGTAGGAGGTGCTAGGCCATGGTGCCCTCCTCACCATCTCTCTATGGTCTTGCTAAACTCCAACCCCTTATGGGGTgatgccccttcccccagcagagtggggaggggcaggggccttattcctctccctgctggcacTCTCACACAATGTCCAATGGTTGATGTAAATAACCCTGCCCTGGCCTAGCCCAGGGCGCTAAGGGCCTGATCATGGTGGCTGAGATGACCCCCGGTCATGACCCTGCTGTGACCTCAGCCCCCCTTCACCCCCAGGATTCTTCCCCACAATCACGTGGTCTTAACATTCCAATGTGGGTGCTGCCTCCTCTAGCTAATGAGAGTCCCTTTGCAGTCAGGTGATGGGGGAGACACAGAcctgtggggaagaggaggggtttaACCTGCCCCTTCCTGGCTAGGGGGAGTGGGTGCAGAGTCAGTCTGAAAAGAAATTAAAGCTTGACTGTAATCCCAGCTTGCTGCTGGCCATGTGTCTCCTGTGGGCTGGGCCCTGGGGATGGCAcggggcttgggggagggatgCCACTGTtgtcctgggtggggagaccaggGGGTCATGTCCACAGGCCCAGCTGCCACCCTGAGGTCTCTGTGCTCTGGTCTCCTCCTACCTGGGAAGCTGCTGGGAGTGACCTGCTGGTTcctgggctgagcctgctcccCACACCTCTGAGCTGGTAACCCGCTGGCCTGCTTCCCTCATGCATTGAGGACTTGGACAGTGTCCTCTGACTGagaaaagtggggaggggagagactggggccATACAGACCATTGCAGCTGCACTGAGCTCAGTCTGCCCTGCCCTACGACCTGGGTCAGCTGGGTCTGATCCTCTGGGGTTTGGATGGAAAGAGGGAGAGGGGCCTGTGcttggctgctgcttccagctggAACCTGCTGATTGTTCTCTAGGAGAGATGGTAGAGGGAGGGGAACACCAGGTCCTCCCCTGGGCTGAGCTGACAGTGGTGGTGGGAGACTGTATATAAACCAGATGCTGGGATGGGGGCAACAGGGTTGCTGCAAATAGGATAATTAAAAAGTGctggtgggggtgctgggcaccAGCAGAGGGCCAGGCCTAGTGGCAGCAATTCAGTTTCTTCTCAGAGCATCAGGCATCAGAACCAGGAAGGAGCAGACATGAAAGGAGAGACCCCTTGCAGGGGATGGGTGGAAGGTTCACTGAGACATTAGTGTCCTGACAAGCCCTGCAATGCAAGGCAAAGTGGGTGCTACAGTTTCAGGCTAACTTCAACTATATCCCCCCTGTGGTCCACTCAGGTCTCCAGCTGTCACTGGTCTCTGGGCAGAGACCCTTGTCCCACTCCCTCCTCACTGGGGTTTTGAGGCTGCAcagccttacactgtgatatctccAGCAAGCAGGTTTGTCCCACAGCCAGTGCCTGAGGACTATGACCAGCGCGTTGCCAGCAATTACAAGTCGCCATGCAGCTCTTTAAGCACATGTATTTTTTAAGGTAAAAGCATAAcagaacatatttaaaaaaagaagatccTAGACTAGAGGCATGCTAATAGTGGAGATCACCCATCTGTCTTATGGGGCCCCAATTGGCTAAAGTTTTTCCAACTATTCCACAAGGGTTGGGGTCCCCCCTTAGACAGAAAGTCCTgtccgtttgctggatcagagaaaTGGCCCTGCGTCAGTTTACCTTTGTAGAGCAAAACCCCTTCCgttgttggtctctggaaaagcCAGATTGGACCAGATATTCAAACCTCCCCACGGGAAACAATTCTCTGGAGGGGTTTACAACCTAAGCCTTAAGTAATTCATCTTAATCACCCTCTGGGGTATTGGTTtttggaggagctgtggtaaccctccccccATGGAGTGCATTCAGTCCCTGGCCCACAGAGATACATAAAGCATTAATGTGATATGGTCACTTAATATGATATGGTCCCAAAAGATACTGCCTGGGGCATGTTTTTGGGGAATGCCTGTTCTGGTTGTGGATGATGTTTGTGGGATCTCTTGCAGTCTTAGGGCCCTGGAAAGTGTCCATCTCACCAGTTGCTCCTCTCCAGGCTCAGTACCTCCCACTTTCCACCTCTAGTTCATTAGTTGGTGTGTGGTAGTGCGTGGGAACCCTAGtccagggccctgttgtgctggcaCTGCACAAACAGAGCAGAGAACCTGTGCCCCAAAGAGGTTGCAAATAGTGCCAATCtcaaggggttaaaaaaaaaaaaaagagttgccCCCCATAAAAATCACTAGATTTCTATTTTATAAAATGATCTGGAGGGTTGATTTCTTTTTGGTCTGGTTCATAAAAGGGTTTCCACCTTTTCTCTCCAAACATGGGGGCTAGAAATGAAAGATGTGGTTCCTACGTGATCTCCTGCCTCCAGGGACTTTAGGAGAAACAGTGCAAAACTCAGGATGAAATGGAAAGTGGGAAAGGGATGAGGTTGTGCTCACTCATCCTGGGTGTATTTACCTTAGTCTTGCACATGGCACTGGGAGAAGGTAGGCTgcttctgctccccccccccaacacttctACACCCCCTTTGCCCCTGAAGTGAGTTTGGCTGCTGGAATACCAGCCTTCTGATATATGTCATCCCCAGTGCACAGGGTGTCATGTTGTCCTAATGGATAGAAGAGCACAGGCTTGCATGTTGCCTCTATGCCCACAAGGAAGGCAGGACCTTTGTCAGAGCTGTGGCCCCTGTGGGTGTCTGTCACACTGTGCAAGGAATGGAAGGAGTTATAATAGTCCCCATGGATGCTGAAGCTTGGGGCCTTCATAGTGGTGGTCCCAGGGACTGCGGCcaatgggggcaggagagggcagcTGTCCAAAGATGAAGCTGCAGCCACAGAATGTGGCCAAGGATCCACtggtgggacttgaacccaggaacttgggggtgggggatggggaaaaggaagaTGATCTAGGTAGCTAGTGGTCCCACTGCCACATTCTCTGCTAGGATGCGACTTGAACACAGATCCAAtttggggtcccggctgccgcagGTAAGACTCGAACTCTCAACCCAGGGGAAGCTCTGTCCCTGAGAGTCCCTCCTTCCAGCCGCAGCACATACTACAGAAAGGAAAGAGAGGGGGCTTTTGTGGGCATGCGCAGCGTTCTGAGCCGCGTTGAGCGTCGGTTTTTCTGAGCATGCGTAGTGTCGCCACCTCTTCGGGAACAAATAGGGGGAGGAGGAATTCAGCGCACGCGTAACTTCTCCCATCGAAAAGTGTCGGATGCTGCTGAGCTACGCATGCGTAATGCCTTCGGTCGGGCCGCCCACCGCATGCGCACCTTCCGGGAGGCTGTTTACGCATGCGCTCGGTCAGCGGATCGGAGCCGAGCGGTGGGATCGTTGCCTAGTTCCCCCCGCTCGGCCAACTAGCGAGattatccttcccctcccccgcccagcagCGGCGTGCGGAGCCCCCCCTCGATGGcggaggaagggaaaggggggtACAGCGGTGAGGGGGGCTGGGTGACGCGGGCGGGCGGGAGGGGCTGTGGCTGAGGCCTTTGGGAGCTCTTGGGGGTGGCGTTTGGGGGGGCGGAGCCTTGGGGTCGGGTGGGGAGAGGGTTTGAGGGCGGTGCTTGTGGAGGTCGCTAGGGGTGTGTGGCGCCTTTGGGGTctggaggggagagggttggagggcggggctttgggggtgggttctggggggCCTGTGCCAGTCTCGGGGGTGGGCCTGCGGAGGGGATGCTGGCTGGGGGCTGTCTCTGCTGTGATCTAGCTTGGGCTTCCCTATCTCCTGGGGAGTCCCTGTTCCCTATCTCCCAGCCCagcgtggggggagggcagggtgatgaggggctctgggggggggggtgcagtggtgtgtgtgggggtgcgcTGTGAGCCCTGCAGAATGGACTGGGAAAGGGGTGGAAGCGACAGGGCCTGATGTATTTTCTCATCTCGCCTGATGCAGACCCAGGGGCTCAGGAGGGTTAGGGGTTTAGTGTAGGCAGTTTCCCATGTGTCAAGCATTCAAAGAGGGAAGTCCCTGGATGATGTCTGATTCTCCTTCTGCTCCTCTGCACAGAACATGATGACCGTGTGGGCggtgcaggtggtggtgggggcttcgctgggaggaggaggaaaggtcGGGGTCCGTTCCGAGGCAAGATGTACAGTGAGGGGAACCACCGCTCGTGGAACCGGGGTGTAGCAGGTCCCAGCCCTTCTGGTCAGCTGGAGGAGGGCGACGGAGATGTTCCCATGAGCGACGCCCATGATAGTCTTCGAACCAGATAGTGAGTGAGAGGTGCTGTTGGACATTGTGTGTGATGGAatggctcagggtggggggatgCCTGTTTCAGTCAGGCCCCAAGGTGAGGGAACTGGTTGGCTCAgggaggcagggaatgggatctggggcctttcccctccagggggcaccagctccactccagctctTGATTGGGGAGCAGGGGAAAGCTGCACTGTTCCTGTGCTGGGGATAAATAGGGCCTCCGTGTCTGGAGGCTGCTGCAGAGATTTTATTCTAATGCAGCGATGACCACAGGGTTCAATCAGGTATTTCTGGGTCCCTTTAGCTTTCAAGATATCCCCCCTGTCTTTAACACTAAGCGCTCATGTCCCTCCGCTTCCCAGCACTCCCTATGGGTCACGGCTGAACAGGCGAGGCGATGACTGGCATAACCGGGGCCGGGGAGGTGCCACCAACATCCATGTCACAGTGAAACGAGACCTCACCCCCCAGGACCGGAGTAGCAGTGCCAGCCGCAACAGCAGCCGGAGGAGGTGGTACAAGGTCACAGTGAGTGCCGGAGGGTGAGGGAGGGAACAGGGAATTTGGCCAAGCCCCTACCCCACAGCCCTGGCACATACTGGTAACCCAGGGCACATCCCTTGCAGGTCACCTTGCCATCCTGCCCCTCTGACTCAGTTTCTGAAGGGGGCATAATGTCCAGCCTGGCTGCCAAGTGTCTGACCGGCAGGCAGCTCCCTGGGCATGGGGGAAGGACCTTGTTGTTCATTGGTTGATGCTCCTGGTTCCTAGGAGCAGGGCTGCTCCCTGATACCTCCCTAGCTCCCAGACCCATAGTTTGCTGCTGGCTTACTGACATGCTACTTACAAGTGCCTTTTTTTCCTAGATTCCCTATGGAAAGAAGTATGACAAGTCATGGCTTCTGAGCTCCCTCCAGAACTTGTCCAGTGTCCCTTTTACTCCAGTGGAGGTGAGAGCTGCACTGAGATGTCATGCAAGCTGTGAGCAGGGAgacagagtcaggactcctgggttctatccctgtttcttggaaagggaggggagtctgggagtcaagactcctggTTTCAATTCCTAattctgggagggaagtggagtctagtggttgcaGCAGGGGGGCACCTAGTAGTCAGGCCAGACTTCTGGGTGCTCTTCCTGGTTCTGGTACAGACTTGCTATGCAGGCTTGGGTGAGTCAGTCCTCCTCCctatgcctcagcttccccagtgGAGCTGCGGGGATGGGAATGCCTGTAGGCAGGCGTAGCTCAGCCAGGTTCTTCCTGACAGGGCGGGGATACCAGGGCTCCCTAACTTGCTTGTCTTCTCCCCTCAGTTCCACTACGACCAAAGCCGGGCCTACTTCTATATTGAGGATATGACGACAGCCAATGCGCTCAAGCAGCTGTCCCGCAAGATCACAGATCGAGACAATTACAAGGtatgattccccctcccccgggctatTCTGTGTTTAGCAACTGGCTGGAAAGACCCCCCATGGGTGAAGGAGGGATGTAATGCCTAGAGCTGGCCTTGTGCCTTCCTTTCTCTGGGGGGCCCCTTGGGCCTGGCCAGGTCTCTGCTCTTCTGACAGGATTAGCATGGGAACATGTCCTGTGTCTGGTCCTCACATAGCCTGACAGACACCTCTCTGCACTGCATGGGCCCCCTCTGTGGCACCCCCCTCATCCATCCCCCAGTACCCTGACATGGGCTTCCTGCCCAGTGTTGGCTCTTGCCCCTCTGTGACCCAGCTTGCCTCTGTTCCAGGTGGTGCTAATTGTCAACCACTCATCTCCACCCCAGTCTGTCCAGAAGGAGCTGAAGCCGGAGGAGATTGAGCAGCTGAAGGTGAGTGGTGCAGGGTAGCTCTATTGTGCCCCCActgggctctgcaggggaggCCCATGGGGAGGTGCTTCAAGCCCGCACCCAGCTCTGGGAGCTCTCTAGGAAATGGGGCACTATTTCCTGATTGGGGGGCTCCTGGTGCATATTGGGGTGGGGTGTAGGGGAGAGGAGCTTGTCACACCGCAGTGGGCCTGGGCAAAACTTCCCCAGGACTCCATCCCATGGCACCCAGGGGAGCCAAGTAAGggacctgcctgcctgccccaggcCCTCCACTGCTGGGTTTTGCAGACCAGTCCCCTCTGACCCATGGTCTCTGTGCTTTCAGCTCACCATGAGTAAGAGATATGATGGGTCCCAGCAGGCCCTGGACTTGAAGAACCTTCGCACGGACCCAGGTGCGTGTTTTCCTggcaggtgtggggggctggTATCAAGGAAGGGGTGTTGAGGGAGCGGGTGGGGCCATGGTGTGGGATGCTCAGCTTGTGCGTCTCTTCCAGACCTGGTGGCACAGAACATTGATGTGGTGCTGAACCGGCGGAACTGCATGCAGGCAGTGCTGCAGATCATTGAAGAGAACATCCCggaggtgaggggtgggggtggagggggggtgtcCTGGAACCTCGGTCTGGGCGCTCAGCGCCATGCCACCCCGCTGGGGATGGGTAGTTCTGTCTTGGATTCTCCTCTGACCCTCTGTCCACTCTGCAATTGCAGCTGCTCTCACTGAATCTCAGCAGCAACAAGCTGTACCAGCTGGATGACCTGGCGGAGCTGGCCCAGAAAGCCACCAATCTCAAGATCCTCAATCTGACCCGCAATGAGGTAGGCGCTGCCACCATCCCCGGTCTGGCCACCCCTCCGTGGCCTTGCACTTATGGtctgcccctctgctcttttTCCCTGCCACAGCTGAAGTCTGAGTGCGAGCTGGACAAGGTGAAGGGGCTCAAGCTGGAGGAGTTGTGGTTGGATGGAAACCCTCTGTGCAACAATTTCCGGGACCAGTCCAGCTATGTCAGGTCAGTGGCAGCCTCTGGGGCCCGTGGATCGCCTGGCCCCAATCACTTGGCCTCTCCTGCCCAGTGCGGGGCAATGCAGCGGAACGAAGATGCCAGCTCCTTGCTGGGAGCTGGATCCCAGCCCCTCTTgcagtggccccactgatggtGTTTGTCTCCCCACATccctctctggggctggggctctgggcccCCCCGGGGCGCATGAGACCTGAGTGCTACACGGCTGATGATGTGGTTTCTATTTCAGCCAGTTCGGAGCCCTGTCCCCTTTCCCCACAATGCACTCTACTCGCCTAAAGTAACAGCTAGACTCTGCCTCTACACTgctttcctctccccctctctccccattcctcctccctcagccTGGGCACTGGGACTCCAGGATGCATAGCCTCTTCTAGTATCCCTGTTCCCACACTGGCCATGGGAGAGCCACTGTCGCCACCTGGTCTGCCCAGTCGCACACAGGAGGGCTTGTTGTCTCTGCCCCCTGATGGATGTTTAGGGGGCTGCCCCCCCATATCGCTCTGAACCAAACACTCCCGGAGCTGCTGTTATTGCCAGTCCCTGCGCCCCCTGTTTGGCCCTCAACGATGGCTGGCTAGCCAGAGACGGGTAAGATTCCTCACGGAAGGAACAACCTAAGACAGGCACAGCCGTGCAGTGGCCAAACCAGACCGCACGGCGGTCAGCGcagaggggtccttcctggtgtAAGGGCCTGGCACATGCTACGTTGTTCTCTCGTGCTCTCGGTGAGCAGCTGCACACAAGCCCATCAGCGGCCCCAGGTCCTGCCATGGCAGCAGGCATGGCTAGGACTGGctcggagcaggagcaggaggccCGGGCTTTCCATTGACCAGAATGCTGTGTTCTCCCAGAGTGAGTCTCCCTCGAACCTCTGCAGCACCAATGCGTCTGGGGTAGGTGTGAGGAGCCATGCAGGGGAGGCTCTGCTCCTGGGCTCCCAGATCCCTCTTTCCTCCTGTTCTGTCCTCCTTTCCTCTGTGCCATTGCATCCCTCTCCTCTGTCATCCCTGCCCCGCGTGCCATGGCGTGGATGTTAATTAGATCTGGGCCTTGATGCAGGAAGCTTCCCCCAGCTGTAAGTTGGTTGCAATGACGGCGGCTCCATGATCAGTGGGAATCCATGTCCTCTCCCCCTGCCATCCTGCCcttgtcttcccctccccacccccactctctcCTCACTGGAGAATAGCCGCATAGGTGAGTAAGAGCCAGGTAAGTGTGGAGCCCTTCAGCCATGCGGCACTAGCCCCATAGCGTTCCTGGGCCTGTAAATTGGCCAAGGCTCCAAGATCTGGAGGGG from Emys orbicularis isolate rEmyOrb1 chromosome 7, rEmyOrb1.hap1, whole genome shotgun sequence encodes:
- the NXF1 gene encoding nuclear RNA export factor 1 isoform X1 produces the protein MAEEGKGGYSEHDDRVGGAGGGGGFAGRRRKGRGPFRGKMYSEGNHRSWNRGVAGPSPSGQLEEGDGDVPMSDAHDSLRTRYTPYGSRLNRRGDDWHNRGRGGATNIHVTVKRDLTPQDRSSSASRNSSRRRWYKVTIPYGKKYDKSWLLSSLQNLSSVPFTPVEFHYDQSRAYFYIEDMTTANALKQLSRKITDRDNYKVVLIVNHSSPPQSVQKELKPEEIEQLKLTMSKRYDGSQQALDLKNLRTDPDLVAQNIDVVLNRRNCMQAVLQIIEENIPELLSLNLSSNKLYQLDDLAELAQKATNLKILNLTRNELKSECELDKVKGLKLEELWLDGNPLCNNFRDQSSYVSSIRLRFPKLLRLDGHELPPPIVFDVEAPTTLPPCKGSYFGSDDLKVLVLRFLQQYYSVYDSGDRQGLLDAYHDGACCSLSIPFLSQNPSRSILSEYFKGSRNVKKLKDPTLRFKLLKHTRLNVVAFLNELPKTQHDVNSFVVDVCAQTNTLLCFAVHGVFKEVDGKSRDMVRGFTRMFIAVPAGITGLCIVNDQLFVRKANTEEIRKAFVMPAPTPSSSPVPTLSAEQQEMLQAFAMQSGMNVEWSQKCLQDNDWDYSQAAQVFTQLKTEGKIPDVAFLK
- the NXF1 gene encoding nuclear RNA export factor 1 isoform X2; this translates as MAEEGKGGYSEHDDRVGGAGGGGGFAGRRRKGRGPFRGKMYSEGNHRSWNRGVAGPSPSGQLEEGDGDVPMSDAHDSLRTRYTPYGSRLNRRGDDWHNRGRGGATNIHVTVKRDLTPQDRSSSASRNSSRRRWYKIPYGKKYDKSWLLSSLQNLSSVPFTPVEFHYDQSRAYFYIEDMTTANALKQLSRKITDRDNYKVVLIVNHSSPPQSVQKELKPEEIEQLKLTMSKRYDGSQQALDLKNLRTDPDLVAQNIDVVLNRRNCMQAVLQIIEENIPELLSLNLSSNKLYQLDDLAELAQKATNLKILNLTRNELKSECELDKVKGLKLEELWLDGNPLCNNFRDQSSYVSSIRLRFPKLLRLDGHELPPPIVFDVEAPTTLPPCKGSYFGSDDLKVLVLRFLQQYYSVYDSGDRQGLLDAYHDGACCSLSIPFLSQNPSRSILSEYFKGSRNVKKLKDPTLRFKLLKHTRLNVVAFLNELPKTQHDVNSFVVDVCAQTNTLLCFAVHGVFKEVDGKSRDMVRGFTRMFIAVPAGITGLCIVNDQLFVRKANTEEIRKAFVMPAPTPSSSPVPTLSAEQQEMLQAFAMQSGMNVEWSQKCLQDNDWDYSQAAQVFTQLKTEGKIPDVAFLK